The Cotesia glomerata isolate CgM1 linkage group LG7, MPM_Cglom_v2.3, whole genome shotgun sequence genome segment aaattaaaaaaattattgacattttttaaaattaaataatactatgaagcggaaaagaataggagttacggataattattacgtgaatcgttccaacattcacgtaacagaataattggaggaggaagagattgagaaaagaaataggaaggaccttcttaataagagtttacagaatatgcgagaaaaattcagatagctcggacagggattcgaaacccagaaccttccggtgaCATGTCGGTTACTTCTACCATTTGACCTATCCAAGGTCTAGAAtaaatgtttaggataacattattataatgggaacgcatctcactacacagtacgtcatggtgatgcggaaatctgtctaatgacagatttactgactaactgacccattgattgattgattattaataataaaatacttttctatatatttaatactcgctaacaccggttatcATAAACTATCCCTTTCCTCTAatgcaaaatttatattaattatcttttgaaattaatcattttgtttatatttttcatctaggttacaacataaaattttattgtatgcccagcgaagcgggtggGTATCAGctgtaattatataaattatattaatattatcttcaattaattatttttttattattcatgaaggaattaatatgaaaaaaatttattaataaaatttatatttgcaaATCTTTAGTCATATATTGCAATAATTAACTAAGATTTGAGTTCATGAGTATATTGAAGCCACActcaaaatttgttttctttttttatatttaattaattatatttatattaatcatattagtaattatataaattatattaagattaataattatataaattatattaagattaataattatataaattatattaatattatcttcaattaattatttttttattattcatgaaGGAAttaatatggaaaaatttattaataaaatttatatttgcaaATCTTTAGTCATATATTGCAATAATTAACTAAGATTTGAGTTTATGAGTATATTGAAGCcacactcaaaattttttttcttcttcttgtgtattttaatatcataattttttaaatatttcagttCCCAACAATCATCACAGGGatcacaaaatattattattgaaactgGACGCCACCCTGATCAGTTAAACACAAAGCATACTATCAATGTTGTGTAAgactttattaattgaatagtaccagactattttaatttttatcttagattttattaacatatttatattttttttcagagtaaacAATAGTAAAAGAGAACGTCAAAAACAATACAGGGAGCGGAACAGAGACAAATTGAAACATCGTGAAGCGGAAAGAAGAAAGCGTATACAATCTTCACAAAGCATTATCGGACCGTCTACCTCTTCAAACTCAAATATAATGGAAGTAAATAATGAAGAACCAGTAACTGCTATTTCATCTACTCTTCAAAATAAAAGAGACCGTCAAAAAAGATACAGGGAAAAGAACAGAGAAAAATTGAGTCAGCGTGAAGCGGAAAGAAGGAGATTTCTACAGAATGCAGAAAGTATTATAGAATTACATACTTCTCCAAATATAGAAAATAGAGAAATAATTACAGAACCAATAATCATAATAGATGAAGTAAGTACAAATTCTCGAAATTTAACTGGTTTGGGAGAAATGGAGCATGAAATGTTTGACATATCTCAGCAAAATTTAAGTAACCTATCAAGCGCAAATATTGCGGAAATTCCGAATAATTACAgtcaatttaaatatcataaaacaGCTCATGAATATTTCATcgataactttaaaaataatgaatttggaCATGCTTGTTCAATTTGTGATCGACTTTGGTTTGAAAAAGATTTAAAGAAACCATCTACATCtggaaatataattaatacaatagCTAATGTGTAAAATGTGGattcccttaaaatttgctctACTTGTAAATCAGCATTAGATAAAGAAAAGATTCCTAACTTGTCAGTTTATAATGGATTTCATTACCCAAAAATACCACAGCATTTACCAAAAATCGATTTCATCACTGAAAGGCTTATTTCTCCACGAATTCCTTTTATGCAAATAAGAAGATTAAGACACGTTCAAGGACAATTTGGTATATACGGACAAATTATCAATGTTCCTGTTGTTGTTGATACAATGGTACGATCACTTCCAAGAAATGTCAATGATGAACATTGCATTTATgtacatattaaaaaaaaatgattcataaAAGTAGTTTTGTGCATGGCTTAATTAACTTACTGCTCAACAACAAACTTTGGTATGGAATGAGGAAAAATATTTGCGATTAGCGCCAGGGCAACAGAATATTCCACAGAGTTTATTATTCGACGAGCATGTCGAAGAGCTATACTATTATTTCCTAGTATTTACATAGGACACTTTAGAAAATTCAGAGATACAGTCAACGTTACGCCTTTTATGATGGCATCTAGTGAATTGCGGCGTAAGGATCGTCGATGAGTCGATCCTTATCACTTGTTATATATGGCTGTAAAAATTATGAGACTGCGAGTTCGTGACTGTTTAACGATCGCGTTTAAACATGTTGGTACAGATAGTAATATAACCAAGGAACAAGTTCAATCTGAAGACTATATTCATAACTGCATGGAGTCAAATCTAGCTTTCTTACGTTCAATACCGAATTCAGTTTGGTACTGGTCTTCAAggaaaaaagatttatttgcaATGATGCGGCAGCTAAGGAAGCCAACTGCAGTCATGACATTAAGCGCAAATGAAATAGGGTGTCCGGATTCATTAACATTGCTGTATAAATTAGCTGAAGGAAAAGAAGATGTGCAAAATCTCATCGTACCAGAACtcaattttatccaaaaaagtTCATTAATAAACAACGATGCTGTAACATGtgctatttattttaacaagctagttaatattataatgaCGATTTTACAATCAAAGAAGTTCAGTCCTTTTGGTAAATTTAAAGTCATAAACTACTTTCTGAGGATTGAATTTCAACATCGTGGAAGTCCACACGCGCATATCCTTTTATGGCTTGATAATGCTCCCACAGATATTCTtggaaaagagaaaaaaaaagcaatagAAATGATTGATAGTCAATCAACTTCAGAAGCATCcggaaatataaaattacttacCCATAAGCATAATTTCACGtgctacaaaaaaataagatctACTTCAGTGCAAAAGTGCCGATTTGAAGCACCATTCATGCCTTGTAAATCCACAATGATTTTAATACCGATGGAAAAAACTGATCcactttacaaaaaacatttgatAAGATATAATGAAATAAGAATTAACTTATAAAGTAATGATTATGACAGTATTGATGATTATTATGAAAGTAATAATATCAGATCAGACGAAGAATACACAGATATTCTAAGATCTGGTATTAGTAGGCCaaaaatattctataaacGACATCCATCCGAAAAATGGCACAATACTTTCAATCCGTTTGtttttaatgtattaaaaTCTAATATGGATTTCCAAATAATTACTGAAGAATATTCTTGCGCGGCATACGTGGTTGAATATGTAAATAAGACCAACAGAGGTATTAGTAATTTGAAACGTAAGATAATAGAAGTCATGAATGAGAATCCCGaatttgatattgttaatatAACTCGTAAAATGAGTGTTGACATGCTAAATACCATTGAGATGAGTAGTCAAGAAGCTGCTTGATATCTTCTATGGTTACCAATGTCTAAATCATCAATAGCAATTCAGTATATTAATACTTGTTGGCCTATTGAACGAcagaagattaaaaaaacacaaaaacaAATAGATGAACTGGATGACGAATCTACTGATATTTGGAAGGAAGATTGGCATGATAAGTATCAGAAACGGCCAGAAGAACTGGAAGCTATTTCGTTAGCTCAATTTGTTTCCAAATATACCAAAAACAATAAGGGGGAATACGTCAAAAAAAAGCAGCCTCGAATTATTCGTTATAGAAATTATGACATGACTCAGAATTACAACGAGTACAGAAGAGAAATGGTTACCTTACATATACCATTTAGAAATGAAGATACAGAAATATTAGCAGATATGAAATTCACAACTATATATGATGAACACGATAATGGAATTTTAGAAGAAAGAAAAGAATTTGAGTCAAATATTGATGTTCAGAAGACAATTGATATATGCCGACAGTTATGTCATAAAGATGAGCCAATAGATGACGAATCAGAAATTCGAGACTTGACTACAAGATTTCCAGAACCAAACCCTTTCGAAGAATCGTACAGAAATCCGGATGCTGCTGTTAATGAAGATTTACGTATAGCTACGCTTAAAAGCTTGGGAGCAATAGCCAAAAGACGAGAAAACATCATGAGTAATGATCGTTTTTGCGAGCTTATGAGAAGTGCTAATGAAAAGCAAAAAGATTTGCTTTTACACGTCATTCATCACAATTTATCGGCGGAAAAGTCatctttacaattattttttactgggCCAGCTGGATGTGAAAAAAcctttgtaataaaattgataatggAAATCTATAACAGATTTTCTGAAAATGATGGGTTCTGCAATTCATATATTACGTGTGCTTCGACTGGTAAAGCTGCACTAGCTATTGATGGAACTACTATTCATACTGCATTGAAAATATCGTTATCAAAACTAATTCCGTTATCTATAGAAAGAGCACAATAATATCGAtgcttatttaaataagtcaaagttttaataattgacgAAATCAGTATGATTGGTGCCGAGCTCTTGAACCAAATAGACACAAGACTAAAGCAAATAACCggaaattttgatgaaaattttggtGGAAtagacattatttttattggagATTTGCGGCAACTACCTCCAGTCCGAGCAACTCCAATCTATAAGCAGTCAAAACAACGGATGGTTGGACCCTTACTTTGGCGAGAATTAAAATTCTACGaattaactcaaataatgcGTCAAAATAACGAAATGTTTGCTTCTATTCTCACAAAAATTGGTAGTgctataattttaaatgataatgaaTTGGCCGTTATCGAGTCCAGATTTTTTACGAAGGAAGACGTCTCACAGCGGTGTCCAAGTGGTGTACGATTATTCCATGATAATGCATCGGTTAACGCATACAACATGCGAGCTCcacaaattgaaaataaaatagattcaATTGCACTAGACGTAATTTCTGGCTGTACTAATCATGAGCAGGAAGCGAATACGAGACAAAAATTACACAAGATGTCAGTGATTGATACAAGAGGGTTGCCAtacgaaattatttttgttattggcAAACCTTACATTATTACAACTAACATAGACGTGGTAGACGGATTAGCTAATGGCGCCGTTGGAAACCTTATTCATATCGAACAAATCGAAGAAAATCAAGTTACTCGCATGTGGCTAGTTTTTCCAGATAAAAACACTGGTACAGTGGCTAAAAGAAAAGCCGCTGCCTTTGTTGCAGAACATAATATCGATAAACGTGCTGTGCCTATTGTGAGTCGAACTTCAATAATatcacttaataataataaaactattgtAAGAAAAAGAAATCATTTTCCATTGATATCAGGATGTGCTATGACTATTCATAAGTCTCAAGGAAGTACTTATCACGAGGTGGTGTATGAGTATAGTAAAAGTCATAGTATTCCATTACTTTACGTAGCTTTAACACGAGTAACAAGTGTTGAAGGGTTGTTTATATGTAACAGTACGGATGATTTAAGATTTTATCATGGAAGGAGAGTTGATCCATCAGTTTCCAGCTTACAGCACGAATTTAAAAGATTATATTTAAACAGACTTACTACATTGTAAGGATTGATCACTGATTTTATAAACTccagaaataaattaaccatATTGTAACGGAGTGTTACAGTCCCTGTATTACCCATGTGTGGTTCCTGGCCTGCGCCAGTTAGTTTATCGACGGATCACAGGGCACTCTGTTCCGAAGTACTCGCGCCTCTAGctataagtaataaataagtcCCCGAGGGGGAAGCGCTGGCGCTGAGAGAGAGAGAGTGGGGAAAACAGAGTGAAGAAAGAACTACAACGACAAGACCACGAAGATTCATTGTGACCGAACAGTCTCACTGGACGCATcgcaaatttttgtaagaacgCAGAGCacaggtaattattttatttcgctcaCCTTTAAGTGGAACGAAGCGATAAAaactcaattaatttattgcttgCTAGGCCGCCTGCCAGCTTgcgtaaattaattctaaattgtaataatttctaatgctGATTTGCGGTTACAGGCTTGAGAAAATACCCAGAGCACGAGTGACGGTAACCAGAGTTTTGCCGCCAAGCAGATCGATCCGAGGAGGTATTTGCCGAGGATTTATCCGAGGAGAAAGTTACACCACCCTGGACAAAAGGAGTCGCAGCTCTTCGAGGGAGTGCACGAGTATTTAGAAtataaaaacgaaaaaaaaaactccagGTACAAATATCATGTCTGATTTTAATCCTCGGGTCTGCGGCGTCAGCCAGGCAACACGTCGGCTGAAGGTCACCGCCATTTCGCGTTCGGTCACAATCGCtagtcaataaattaattaattaaatttaatattaaaattagagaaaattataaaacaattaattaataataccagGACAGGTTTCGGGTTATTGATTAATTCGTTTAGGGAAAATAATTTGTCTTGGTCATTACTAATTTTACACGTAGGCCTGTCGGGGTTAATAATACTAGGCATTTAGTTCGGGTTATTAATTCCAGATTCTTACGCcatgtgtaaaatttaattaatgaaaatctttgaataataatttggcTTAAGCCAATAGCAATGAAACTGAGTAAAccgctaaattaaaattatttaagactACAATTTATTCcgatctaaaattttttgtaataaattatttggcgCATTATCTAatatttgtcataatttaaataaatctagagtcaggaaataatcattaaaatcaatataattgttaatctaaattatttagtaaaaaaaggGTCGAAAAtgaatatgataaaaattcgtcaaaaaaaaaaaaaattacactaaaaACTTGCGACAGAGACGCAAGACCGAGCGAAAGCGTCAGCCATCTTGTCCCGCGCGAAAACGCTAAGTAGAGGACATTCAAGGTCGAAACAAAATGTCTCCATtcgtttgaaataaaataaactcaagtaaaatgaaatattaagttttaagcaacacataataaaatacaatagaaTAATCTTTTGCCAAATTTCACTTTTGcgttggaaaataaatttagtaaaatttactgcTGATTActggattaaataaaatagctcgaaataaaataatttggattaaattaaataatataaaagattTAAGTTTACTCGATCataggaatttatttaattttgttaaaataaagattaaaatttatttagtaatttctcAGACACAATGAATGGATTTAATCCTCGATgaattggaattttaatttggataattattgttgtagaaattgaagatacggcagtaatttatataataggaatttgtaatttataattcggaAAATGATGAATAagaattttagaaatattaattaggaaaataatattctgtaaattagttataaattgGAATTCaagcgttattattattattattattattattggaattGGAATAgagtgtgtttgtgtgtgagAAAAGGGGCTATCCTGCTTCGGGGTAGTTCTCTTAGAGTAGCGTGAAGTTTGGGGGACAGCGTGCGCTGTGTGGACAACGTGTGCAGTCACGTCCGGGTCCAGCTCAGTGGCGTGAGAGTCCGTGAGACCGCGCGAACTAAATTAGAGTAGCGTTAGAGGTCCAGGGGACGACGCGAAGTAGATAGAGTACCGTGAGAGTCCAGTAGGCATCGGGTACTGCAACCACGTGAG includes the following:
- the LOC123269696 gene encoding ATP-dependent DNA helicase pif1-like — protein: MIGAELLNQIDTRLKQITGNFDENFGGIDIIFIGDLRQLPPVRATPIYKQSKQRMVGPLLWRELKFYELTQIMRQNNEMFASILTKIGSAIILNDNELAVIESRFFTKEDVSQRCPSGVRLFHDNASVNAYNMRAPQIENKIDSIALDVISGCTNHEQEANTRQKLHKMSVIDTRGLPYEIIFVIGKPYIITTNIDVVDGLANGAVGNLIHIEQIEENQVTRMWLVFPDKNTGTVAKRKAAAFVAEHNIDKRAVPIVSRTSIISLNNNKTIVRKRNHFPLISGCAMTIHKSQGSTYHEVVYEYSKSHSIPLLYVALTRVTSVEGLFICNSTDDLRFYHGRRVDPSVSSLQHEFKRLYLNRLTTL